From Pararhizobium sp. A13:
ACATCACAGCACTCCAGGCTCAGGGCATCGCGGCGCTCCGCGAGCTGGAAGCAGGCCTGGTCGAGCAGGGTCTTCGCGGCATGCGGTTCCTCGCATCGGATCGGCCGACGGTCGCCGATATTGCCTGCTTCCCTTACGTGGCGCTCGCGCCGGACGGCGGCGTCTCGCTTGACCCCTACCCGGCGATCCGCCTCTGGTCCCGCTCGCTGCGCAGCCTTGAAAACTTCATCGAGATGCCAGGCATCCACCGGCTGCATGAATTGAAGCCCGACCCCCATATCGAACCGGGCGAGGCGTGACATGGCAGGCCTCCTTCTGAAGAATTGCGCGGCAGTCATTGTCGACGAGGGCAAGGGTCCGACCGTCCATCGCAACGTCGATCTCCTGACGAACGGCCCGGCGATCCAGGCAATTGGCGAAAATCTCGGGGCAGATGAGCTGCCCGCCGGCACGATCACGCAGGACGCCACCGGCTGGTTCGTCTATCCCGGGCTCGTCAATACGCACCACCATTTCTTCCAGTGCTTCGTGCGTAACCGCGCAGACCTCGACTGGACGAAGCTGTCGGTCATCGAATGGCTAGACCGCATCTATCCGATCTTTTCGCAACTCAACGAGGAATGCTTTTACCACTCCTCGGTCACGGCCATGGCCGAGATGATCAAGCATGGCTGCACAACGGCCTTTGACCACCAGTATAATTTTCCCCGGCATGCCGGAAAGCGGCTGATCGACCGCCAGTTCGAGGCGGCCGATCTCTTCGGCATGCGCTTCCATGCTGGACGCGGCGGCAACACGCTGCCGAAGTCGGAAGGCTCCACTATCCCGGACGCCATGCTGGAGACGACCGACGAGTTCATTGCCGATTGTGCCCGCCTCATCGACACCTATCACGACAAGAGCCCCTTCAGCATGCGGCAGGTCGTCGTCGCGCCCTGCCAGCCGGTCAACTGCTACCGCGAGACCTTCGTGGAATCGGTGGCGCTGGCGCGTGACCGCGGCGTGCAGATGCACACGCACGTGGGCGAAGGTGAAAGCCCGGTCATTCAGGCCCGTCATGGCATGCGCACGGTGGACTACTGCGAGGAGCTCGGCTTTGCCGGCCCCGATGCCTTCTACGCCCATTGCTGGGAGCTGACCCATGACGAGCTGCGGACGATGGCTGCAAGCGGCACCGGTGTCTCCCACTGCCCGGAGCCGGTCTATCTGGTCGGCGCCGAGGTCACGGATATTCCGGCGATGTCGGCCTTCGGCCTGCGCGTCGGTCTCGGCTGCGACGGAGCGGCGTCGAACGACAATTCGAACCTGATGCACTGCATCCACTCCGCCTACATGCTGCAGTGCCTGACCGCATCGTCGCGCGCTCATCCCGTCCCGCCCCCGGTCGACTTCCTGAGCTATGCCACGACCGGCGGCGCAAGCCTTCTCGGCCGCCGCGACATCGGCCGGCTCGCCCCCGGCATGGCCGCCGACTTTTTTGCGATCGACACGCAGCGCATGGACTACGTCGGCACGCGACATGATCCGCTGAGCCTGATTGCCAAGGTGGGCATCGGCATGCCGACCGACATGACCATGATCAATGGCCGCATCGTCTGGCAGAAGGGCGAGTTCGTCGGGCTCGACGAGGCCAAGCTGTTTGCCGATGCCGAGGCTGCACTCGCCACCGTGGAATTTTAAAAAACCAAAAGAGGGAACTGACATCATGACCAAACTGACCCGCAGAAACCTGATGAAGGCTGCTGCCGCCACCGGCCTCGCCGGCACACTCGGCAGCCGCCTTGCCCTCGCGGCCGATGAGCCGCTCGGCATCACGCTCGTGCTTCCGTCGCCCGTCGGCGACGTCGGCTGGGGCCACGCGCTTGCCGCCGGCCTCGAACCGGTCAAGGCCGCTTACGGCGACAAGGTGAAGGTGACCGTTCTGGAGAACATCGCGGAAGGTCCGGATGCCGACCGCATCATGAACAAGACGATCGCCGACGGGAGCAAGTTCCTGATCGCCGGTTCCTTCGGCTACCAGAACGGCGCCCTGCAGATCGCCCGCCGCGATCCGAGCGTCACTGTGTTGCATGCCTCCGGCTTCCAGGTGGCTCCGAACTTCTCGCCCTTCGCAGCCAAGTATTTCCAGGGCACCTACCTGCTCGGCATGGCTGCCGCCGCGCTCTCCAAGACCGGCAAGCTCGGCTCGGTCTCCGCCTTCGCGATTCCCGAGCTGATCACCTCCATCAACGCCTTTACGCTGGGCGCGCAGACGGTAAAGCCCGACATCGAGGTGTCGGTCGTCTGGGTGAACTCCTGGTTCGACCCGGCCAAGGAGCAGGAAGCCGCGAAGGCCCTGATCGCCCAGAACTGCGACGTGATCTTCTCCAACGCGCAGGACACGCCGTCTGTCATCGCGGCCTGCGAGGAAGCGGGCGTCTATGCCTTCAACCTCAACTCGTCGATGAAGAAATACGCCCCGAAAACCTATCTCGGCTGCGTCGCGACGGACTGGTCGCCCTTCTTCAAGGCGTCGGTCGACGCCCATTTCGCCGGCTCGTTCAAGGGCGCCAATACCTTCCTCGGTGTCACCGACAAGGTCGTCGAAGTGGTTGACTGGAACCCGGACATTCCGGCTGACATGATGACGAAGATCAAGCAGATCGAGGCGAAGATCGCAGATGGCAGCTTCTCGCCGTTCACCGGGCCGATCACCAAGGCCGACGGCAGCGAAGGGGTGGCCGCCGGTGCGACGCTCGCCGATGGCGAGATCGTCGCGATGGATTGGCACGTCAAGGGCGTCGCCACGCCGCTGCCGAAGTAATCCATGACCAACCCGCTCCTGTCGCTCCGCGGCATTTCGAAAAGCTACGGCCAGATCCATGCCAATCAGGGTATTGACCTGGACGTGGCCCCGCAGTCGATCCATGCGATCCTCGGAGAAAACGGGGCGGGCAAGTCGACCTTGATGAAGCTGATCTACGGCGTCGAGCAGCCCGACGACGGAACCGCCATCTGGGAAGGCGAGCCTCTCAGCCTTGCCTCCCCCGCGGAGGCAAGGCGCAAGGGGATCGGCATGGTCTTCCAGCACTTCTCGCTTTTCGAGACCCTGACGGTCGTGGAGAACATTCACCTGGTCGTCAAAGGCGGCAAAGCCGACCTCACCGAACGCATCCGCACGCTTGGTCGCGACTTCGGCCTCGAAGTCGATCCGCTCGCCCATGTACACGCCCTTTCCGTCGGCGAGAGGCAGCGGGTGGAGATCATCCGATGCCTGATGACCAATCCAAAGTTGCTGATCCTTGACGAACCGACCTCGGTGCTGCCACCGCAATCGGTGGACAAGCTCTTCGACACCTTGCGCCGCCTGCGCGACGGTGGAGTTGCCATCCTGTTCATCTCCCACAAGCTGGAGGAAATTCGGGCGATCTGCGATCACGCGACGATCCTGCGCGGCGGGCGCGTCACCGGCAATGTGGACCCGCGCGACCACGATGCCCACGACCTTGCCCGCATGATGATCGGCCGCGACATGCCGGAGCCCATGCCGGCGCTTCCCCTGTCTGGCGGTGAAAAGCGGCTCGAGATCATCGGCCTCGACCATCAGCCCGCTGATCCCTTTGCCGTCCCGCTCTCCAACATCAGCCTGGCTGTGCGCGCCGGCGAAATCCTCGGGATCGCCGGGATTTCGGGCAACGGGCAAAGCGAGCTTGCCTCTCTGATCTCCGGCGAGGCGGTGCTGCCGCGAGAGCAGCGCGACCGGATCTATATGATGGGAAAGGACGTGGGCACGCTCGATGCCGCTGCCCGCCGGCAGCTTGGCTTTGCCTTCGTTCCCGAAGACCGGCTCGGACGCGGCGCGGTCCCCGAAATGTCGCTTGTCCTCAACAGCTTGCTGACGGCGCACCAGCTCAACCTTCTACGGCACGGTCTTGTCGACAGGGCAAGTGCGCGGGCGTTCGCCAATGAGTGCATCCGCCAATACGATGTCCGCACGCCCGGCCCCGACGCGGAAGCCGGCGCGCTCTCCGGCGGCAATTTGCAGAAGTTCATCGTCGGCCGTGAGATCATGCTGTCTCCAAAACTTCTGTTCGCGGCGCAGCCGACCTGGGGCGTGGATATCGGCGCCGCAACCGCCATTCGCAGGCGCCTGATCACGCTGCGCAATGAAGGCATGGCCATCCTCGTGATTTCCGAGGAGCTCGAGGAACTTTTCGAACTCTGCGATTCCATCCAGGTGCTGCACCACGGCAGGCTGAGCCCGCCACTCGCCACGCGCGACACGCGAC
This genomic window contains:
- a CDS encoding amidohydrolase, with translation MAGLLLKNCAAVIVDEGKGPTVHRNVDLLTNGPAIQAIGENLGADELPAGTITQDATGWFVYPGLVNTHHHFFQCFVRNRADLDWTKLSVIEWLDRIYPIFSQLNEECFYHSSVTAMAEMIKHGCTTAFDHQYNFPRHAGKRLIDRQFEAADLFGMRFHAGRGGNTLPKSEGSTIPDAMLETTDEFIADCARLIDTYHDKSPFSMRQVVVAPCQPVNCYRETFVESVALARDRGVQMHTHVGEGESPVIQARHGMRTVDYCEELGFAGPDAFYAHCWELTHDELRTMAASGTGVSHCPEPVYLVGAEVTDIPAMSAFGLRVGLGCDGAASNDNSNLMHCIHSAYMLQCLTASSRAHPVPPPVDFLSYATTGGASLLGRRDIGRLAPGMAADFFAIDTQRMDYVGTRHDPLSLIAKVGIGMPTDMTMINGRIVWQKGEFVGLDEAKLFADAEAALATVEF
- a CDS encoding BMP family ABC transporter substrate-binding protein, giving the protein MTKLTRRNLMKAAAATGLAGTLGSRLALAADEPLGITLVLPSPVGDVGWGHALAAGLEPVKAAYGDKVKVTVLENIAEGPDADRIMNKTIADGSKFLIAGSFGYQNGALQIARRDPSVTVLHASGFQVAPNFSPFAAKYFQGTYLLGMAAAALSKTGKLGSVSAFAIPELITSINAFTLGAQTVKPDIEVSVVWVNSWFDPAKEQEAAKALIAQNCDVIFSNAQDTPSVIAACEEAGVYAFNLNSSMKKYAPKTYLGCVATDWSPFFKASVDAHFAGSFKGANTFLGVTDKVVEVVDWNPDIPADMMTKIKQIEAKIADGSFSPFTGPITKADGSEGVAAGATLADGEIVAMDWHVKGVATPLPK
- a CDS encoding ABC transporter ATP-binding protein codes for the protein MTNPLLSLRGISKSYGQIHANQGIDLDVAPQSIHAILGENGAGKSTLMKLIYGVEQPDDGTAIWEGEPLSLASPAEARRKGIGMVFQHFSLFETLTVVENIHLVVKGGKADLTERIRTLGRDFGLEVDPLAHVHALSVGERQRVEIIRCLMTNPKLLILDEPTSVLPPQSVDKLFDTLRRLRDGGVAILFISHKLEEIRAICDHATILRGGRVTGNVDPRDHDAHDLARMMIGRDMPEPMPALPLSGGEKRLEIIGLDHQPADPFAVPLSNISLAVRAGEILGIAGISGNGQSELASLISGEAVLPREQRDRIYMMGKDVGTLDAAARRQLGFAFVPEDRLGRGAVPEMSLVLNSLLTAHQLNLLRHGLVDRASARAFANECIRQYDVRTPGPDAEAGALSGGNLQKFIVGREIMLSPKLLFAAQPTWGVDIGAATAIRRRLITLRNEGMAILVISEELEELFELCDSIQVLHHGRLSPPLATRDTRPEEIGRYMIGAHSSPEKALA